The following proteins are co-located in the Podarcis raffonei isolate rPodRaf1 chromosome 5, rPodRaf1.pri, whole genome shotgun sequence genome:
- the LOC128413460 gene encoding MAM and LDL-receptor class A domain-containing protein 1-like — MASNSFNWTRHKGPTHTADTGPSSNHTTGEGYFIYLQGHVAKEGDATRLASPFYTFTRPHCFSFWYHMRGAAQRNALRVYLAFEGGSRELIWSQSGNKGDQWHRGEVSMPQGKKAQIIVEGEPGEDVHSDVAVDDFSMEEGDCPGLTPAALTPLPITTTTSSSTAPPATEFPLQCKFPCSFDEGLCSWTQSIFDTFDWVRHKGPTASPGTGPSSDHTSGEGYYIYLEVNQTNSQEVARLVSSKCSPTKPQCLSFWYHMYGTSPKMALRVYVVSDIGTPKLIWSQTGNKGNQWHRGEVSVPQGRGLQIFLEGVWGENSQSVVAVDDLSIEAEDCPASSIRCNFSCSFDVDFCSWKQLASNAFNWRRHKGPTPSLNTGPTQDHTSGEGHFIYLDGSATNTGDTTHLVSPVCDSSRPHCLRFWYHMYGAAQTMALRILVISGGAAPVLLWSQTGNKGDQWHRGEVSVAHGENMQIILEGMRGEDVHSDMAVDDLSLEEGFCPGGIAAASAHKSTTTND; from the exons ATGGCCTCCAACAGTTTTAACTGGACGCGGCACAAAGGTCCGACACACACAGCAGATACTGGACCGTCCTCCAACCACACCACAGGAG agggcTATTTCATCTACCTGCAAGGCCATGTGGCCAAAGAAGGGGATGCAACACGCCTGGCCAGTCCTTTCTACACCTTCACCAGGCCCCACTGCTTCTCTTTCTGGTACCACATGCGCGGTGCGGCCCAAAGAAATGCCCTGCGAGTCTATTTGGCCTTTGAGGGCGGATCCCGTGAGCTGATCTGGTCACAGTCTGGGAACAAAGGGGACCAGTGGCACAGAGGCGAAGTCAGCATGCCTCAAGGGAAGAAAGCACAG ATAATCGTGGAAGGCGAGCCGGGGGAAGACGTCCACAGTGACGTGGCTGTGGATGACTTCTCCATGGAAGAGGGAGATTGCCCAG GACTGACCCCAGCagctctcacacctctccccatcaccaccaccaccagcagcagcacagccCCTCCAGCCACAG AGTTTCCTCTTCAGTGCAAGTTCCCCTGCTCCTTTGATGAGGGCCTCTGCTCCTGGACACAATCAATTTTCGACACCTTTGACTGGGTGCGGCACAAAGGCCCAACAGCCTCACCCGGCACAGGCCCATCTTCTGACCACACCTCTGGAG AGGGCTACTACATCTACCTGGAAGTTAACCAAACCAACTCGCAAGAGGTGGCACGCCTGGTCAGCTCAAAGTGCAGCCCCACCAAACCACAATGCCTCTCCTTCTGGTATCACATGTATGGCACATCCCCAAAAATGGCGCTGCGCGTTTATGTGGTCTCTGATATTGGAACACCTAAGTTGATCTGGTCTCAGACTGGGAACAAAGGCAACCAGTGGCACAGAGGTGAAGTCAGTGTACCTCAGGGAAGAGGTTTGCAG ATATTCCTGGAAGGGGTGTGGGGGGAAAACTCCCAGAGTGTTGTGGCTGTGGATGACCTCTCGATAGAAGCGGAAGATTGCCCAG CTTCCTCCATTCGATGCAATTTCTCTTGCTCTTTTGATGTGGACTTCTGCTCCTGGAAACAGCTGGCCTCCAACGCCTTTAACTGGAGGCGGCACAAAGGCCCAACGCCCTCGCTAAACACTGGACCAACCCAAGACCACACTTCAGGAG AGGGCCATTTTATCTACCTGGACGGCAGTGCCACCAACACAGGGGACACCACACACCTGGTCAGCCCCGTCTGTGACTCCTCCAGGCCCCACTGCCTCCGCTTCTGGTATCACATGTACGGGGCAGCTCAAACAATGGCACTGCGCATTTTAGTCATCTCTGGTGGCGCCGCGCCTGTGCTGCTCTGGAGTCAAACCGGGAACAAAGGGGACCAGTGGCACAGAGGTGAAGTCAGTGTGGCTCATGGAGAAAACATGCAG ATAATCCTCGAAGGTATGCGGGGCGAAGACGTCCACAGTGACATGGCTGTGGACGACCTTTCCTTAGAAGAGGGATTTTGCCCAG GAGGAATTGCAGCAGCATCTGCACACAAGAGCACCACCACCAACGATTAA